One Methylosinus sp. LW4 genomic region harbors:
- a CDS encoding SH3 domain-containing protein, producing the protein MRSFFLSCLCAPVLLFSSQTQGKPAKVGELVNLRSGPGLSFAALLAIPPDAVLEVASCRGDWCRVTYAGSAGYVAQPALVAIDARPVETPILPPLGAYVWRRDIPPLYDPYDSAGPWYTGPWAYEGANAVQWRYGFPGGYVPWYRNAVWRPGFGWF; encoded by the coding sequence ATGCGCTCTTTCTTCCTTTCTTGCCTCTGCGCGCCTGTCCTTCTCTTCTCGTCGCAGACGCAGGGAAAGCCCGCCAAGGTCGGCGAGCTCGTCAATCTGCGCTCCGGCCCCGGCCTGAGCTTCGCTGCTCTTCTCGCCATTCCCCCGGACGCCGTGCTCGAGGTCGCCTCCTGCCGCGGCGATTGGTGCCGCGTCACTTACGCGGGGTCCGCCGGCTATGTCGCGCAGCCGGCGCTCGTCGCGATCGACGCGCGTCCGGTGGAGACGCCCATTCTGCCGCCGCTCGGCGCCTATGTGTGGCGGCGCGACATTCCGCCGCTCTATGATCCTTACGACTCCGCCGGTCCATGGTACACCGGCCCTTGGGCCTATGAGGGAGCCAACGCCGTGCAATGGCGCTACGGATTTCCCGGCGGCTATGTGCCCTGGTATCGCAACGCCGTCTGGCGACCGGGCTTCGGCTGGTTCTGA